TCGTCCCATATTCTCCCAGTAGAGCCTTCCCGCGGAGGCTGCGCTGTTCGTCAGCCAGTACAGCGTAAAGTCGTCAAGCACCTCATCTTTCGTGGGCGACGTTTTGGCGTCGGCGCCGTACGTCCACCGGGCAAAGCCCGGATGCCCCAGCATGAAGGCCGCGAGGAAGGCCGGTGAATCCGTCACGCCATAGCCGATCGTCTGCGGCCGCGCTCCCAGCATCGTGCTATAGGCCGAGTTCCCCTGTTTGGCGAACGTGAGGAGCACGTCGAACGTCGCGCGTTCCTTCTCGCTCAGTCCCGCCGGCGCGGGCCCGCCGACGGTAAGCGCCGCGGCCTCCTCCGGCGGCACCGTTGCCGGCAGGTTGACGTGGATGCCTGCCAATCCTGTGGGCGCCTGGCGCGCCATTGCACTGGTGATGGGAGCACCCCAGTCGCCCCCCTGGGCGACGTAGCGCATGTACCCGAGGCGGTGCATCAGCTCCGCCCAGACTCGAGCGATGTGGTCCGGGTCCCAACCGGTGCCGGTCGGCTTGGCGGAGAAGCCGTAGCCAGGGATGGACGGGATCACGACATCGAATGCATCCCCGGCCTTACCCCCGTGCGCGCCTGGATCGGTGAGCGGGCCGACGACCTTGACGAACTCCAGCACGGAGCCTGGCCAGCCGTGGGTCATGATCAGCGGCAGAGCGTTCGGATTGGGGGAGCGCACCCAGATGAAGTGAATATCGACCCCATCGATGGTGGTCATGTACTGCGGCAAGGCATTGAGTTGGGCCTCGGCCTTGCGCCAGTTGTAGCTCGTTCCCCAGTAGCGAACCAGCTTCTGCAGCTTGGCTAGCTGCGCACCCTGTGACCGATCGGCAACCGTCTCCTGGTCCGGCCAGCGGGTCGTCGCTATGCGACTGCGCAGATCCGCGAGCGCCGTCTCCGGAACCTGGACGTGGAATGGACGGACGACCCTGGCGTCGTCCGCGGGGGCCGGGCTGGCCATGACCGAGAAAGAGAATGCAAGGGTGGCCGCAAGGGCTGCGTACGTACGCTTCATGTTTATGCCTCTAGTTCGGGGACGCGATGAGTTCGTCCGTGATCAGAATGGCGTGAGCGAAGGTGGGGCCGTTCAGCTCGTGCGCGGCATGCATCATTTCCGGTATTTGCGCCGCGGTCGTATCGCGCACGAGTGTGACGTGGTGGCCGAGTTCGGACGCGTAATGGGCGGCGCAATCGATTCGCCTGCGCCGTCAAGACCCATGACGGTTGGCTGTTACCGATGACGTGGGCCTTGCGCGTTCGAATCCTCCGCCGACGCAGCCGCGCTGGACCACCGTGAGAACCGGGATCTCCAGCCTGGCGAGGTGGTCGAGGGCTTTCTCGAGCACAGGTCCGCGAAGTCCTAGACTCGCATGATTACCCGCCCATAGGGACGGTCTTCGATCAGATACCGAACGGCCTCGGCGGCCTCTGTCAGCGGGAAGACCTTGGCGATCTTTGGCGCCAGCGCGCCCTCCTTCAGATACCCGAGGATCGTATTGTTGGCTGCCGCAACCGTTTCCGGCGCAAACAGCCTGAAGGTGAAACCGCGGATCGTCGCGGCCTTCCAGATGATGTCGGTGATGCTCACTTCCGCCTCTCGCCCACCGGCGTAACCGACTACGACGACCGTGCCGCCGAATGCGAGCGAGGCAAGCGCCTGGCCGGTCAGCTTTCCGCTCACGCCGTCAACCACGATATCGACGCCTTTCCCCTCGGTGATACGCAGCACACCGTCTTTAAGGCTCTCCTTGGACAGGTCAATCACATGCTCGTAGCCGTCTGCGCGAGCCTGCTCGGCCTTTTCAGTCGTACCGGCGGTCGAGATCGCGAGCGATGCGCCCAGGCGGCGCGCGATCTGAACGGTCTCCATGCCGACGGCGCTGCCAATTGCGGGGGCCAGCACTGTTTGGCCCTGCTTGAACTTCGCGATCTCCGTCAGAGCCAGGTAGCCGGTCAGATAGCCCGCGCCCGCGAGAAACGCTGCAGCATGATTGTCGTCCACGTCTGCAGGTACGTGGGCAAGCCCGGCTGCTGGCGTAGCCACGTACTCGCGCCATGTGCCATCGGCCACCAGACCCGAACCCTGTCCCCTGACGAAGACGCGATCGCCGGCTTTGAAATCAGCATTCCGTGTCTCGACCACGACTCCCACTCCCGACTGACCGCCAATGCGGGGCAGGTTGTCTGGGGTGGAAATGTAGATGTGCCCGGAGCGGAACGTATTGTCGAGAGGGTTGATCCCGACAGTGCGCATTTCCACGAGCACCTCGCCGTCCTTCGGTTGCGGACGTTCCAGGTCGACTAAACGGTTTTCTTGATAGCTACCGTAAGCTTGATATTGGATGGCTTTCATAGCGCTTCTCCATCAGTGGTTTGGCTATTGGGTCCGGCCGCCGAGCTGAAGTGCGCGATGAGAAAGCCCGGCTTGGGGCAATCGAGCACCGCGATACATAGCTCTGAATCAGACTCCGCGAGATGTAGGAGTTGCTCTCCAACTCCTGGCACGGAGCCGGCGTTGAACACATTGATCGGGGGATGGAAGGTCACCCGCCAGCAGGCGAGGGTTTCGCGGGTGATCTTGAGGCTGCTTGTAAGGGCGCATTCATCGGGTGTCTCCCAACATGGTTTGATATTGAAACAGCGCGATTACAGCTCGCGTGTCCGCCCTGCCCGCACGTGCCCATGCACAAACACCTGATTGTGTCGAAGTGCTCTGCCGCCCATGAAGTAGTTGCCATGCGGCATGTCCTGGGACATCACCTGCGCGAAGAACGTATTCGCGCAGGTGACCTGATTGTGCGATGCGGTAATCGAAGCCGCGAGTTCTTCCTTTGCCCGCGACGAAAGCAGTCCTGCGGCGGCGGACACGATATAGGTCGGCATGAATGTCTCCTTGATGATCAGCTGGAAAAAATCTGTCGGATGGCGGGACACAAGGGCACGAGCTTTCAGGTGACCTGGCGAACCGAGCGGGTCTGGCCGAACTCGTCGCATTTGGCTCCGAGTGATTTCGTCTTTGCATGCGTCCGACTTTGCAACAGATAGACGCCACTAAGGATGGCGGCCATGGCTACCGCGTCGACGGGCCGCAGCGATTCGCCCGCGATTGCCGTGCCCATCAGCAATGCGACCACCGGCGGGATGTAAGTGACGCTCGAAGCTCCCAGTGCACCAAGTCGCCCGACAATGAAGTAGTACTGGATGAACGCGAGCCCTGTGCCGGACAGACCGAGACCCAGCACGAGGCCAAGGAGCGCCCGGCTGTCGCCAGCAATGCGTGCGATGCCATGGAAGTCGGTTAGGCATGTGGCAATGACGAGCGCAAAGCCGATTTGCCATGTCGAAAGGGCGAGAGGCGATAGATCCAGGCCGGAAAGGAAGCGGCGCGCGTACACGAATGAGCACCCGACGCTCAGCGCGCCCGCGAGCATGTAGGCGACTCCAAGCGGATTCACGCCGGCATCGTTCGAGCCCCACGGCTGGGCGATCAGCAGAACACCGACGAACCCGCAGAGGATGCCAGCCAGCATCCGACGCGTGGGATGCTCCTGCCGCAACAGCGCCCAACCGCAAATGAACGAAACGAGCGGAATCGCGCCACTGAGCATGCCGGCCACGCCGGACGCGAGGAGCGCCGATCCTTTCGCGAAAGCGTAGTAGTAGAGCACCGTCGCAAGCAGCGACATCACGACAAAGTGATGCGCGTGCCGCAAGTGGCGCCATTTCAGCACGCCGGTGAACAGCGCGCATGCCAGTAGCGGCAGGAAGCCGAAGAGCACGCGCAGGAAGACGATCTGACTGGCGGAAAGATAGACGCTTGCCCACTTCATGAAGATGAAGTTGGTGCCCCAGATGAGGCCGCGGAACGTGTCAATGACTTTGCGTCACCTGGCTTCATGAATTTACTGTGCCGGACTGTGGTGTGTTTGGGGTAATGGCCTCCGATGGCGGCGGGTTGATCCAGACTGCTGTGGGCAGCCGCGGTGGTTCAGGGCGACGCCCTTTAAATCTGTTTGGGGACGCCCGGAATGCTGTGTCGAGTGCTGCCTGACGGGTGAGGTGCAACTCCTGGGCGAGCCCATAATGAACGCTGTGCGGCGTCATGAATCCGATGCCCGAGTGCCGATGCACGGTGTTGTACCAGGCGAAGAATGCCTGGCAGTGGGCGCGCGCATCCTCAATGCAGCCGAAGCGCGCGGGGAAGTCCGGACGGTACTTCATCGTCTTGAACTGCGACTCCGAGAAGGGATTATCGTCAGATACGTGAGGCCGGCTGTGGCTTTTAGTGATGTCCAGGTCGACCAGCAACGCGGCCACCGGTTTGGAGCGCATGCTGGCACCGCGATCGGCATGAAGCGTGAGCACGCCGGGGGCGATATCGTGGCGTGCCACGCTGTCGGCGATGAGCTGTTCAGCGAGTTCCGCGCTCTCGCGCCCGGCGATCAACCAGCCCACGACATGGCGGCTGAAGATGTCCAGGATGACGTAGAGGTGGAAGCACGTCCACCTGGCTGGCCCCTTGAGTTTGGTGATGTCCCACGACCACACTTGGTTAGCGCGCGCGCCAGCAACTCGGGCCTGGTGTAGGCCGGATGGACAAGCTGGTTGCGTCGCTCGCGCGAGCCGCCATTGGCCGCCAGCAACCGGTACATGGTGCGCACCGAGCCCAGGTAGCGGCCCTCGTCGAGCAACGTGGCGTGTAGCGCCGCCGGCGCGGTGTCGGCGAAGCGCTCGCTGTTAAGGGTGTCCAGCAGCACCTGGTTTTCCAGGGCATCCAGAGCCAACGGTGGCCGGGGCCGGGCAGTGGACCGTGGCAGTGGACCGATGAAGGCCATGCGACGCAGGTGGGCCCGCTGCCGGGCAGGCGTGCCGCGCGGCACGCCCAGGGCATGGCAGGCCGCGCTCGCGCCCAGGGCCGGAGTGAGCTCTTGCACAGCCGCCATTACGGCTTGTCGGTGTCGTCGTCGATCGGATTGCCCAGCAAGGCTGCAAGTTTTTTGGACGTCGATCACCAGCAGCGCCTTGTCGAGTCGCCTCCTGAGATTATCGCGCTCGCGCGTGAGCTGCGCGATGTGCCGCGCCTCGGCCCGAGTCTCGTCGAATTTGGGTCCGCGCTTTTGTGGGGCAAGGGCAGCCAGTTCGGCAGCCTCGCGCTGGCGCCGCCACGTGCTCAAGGATGACGAGTACACGCCTTCATGGCGCATCAGCGCGCCGATCTCTCCGGGCTTGGTGCAGCGGTCAGCCGCCTCCAGTATGCGGCGCTTGTCGGCGTTGGAAAATTGCCTGCGCCGAGCGCGAGCAACGACCTCTGAATCGGTGCCGGACGCTGACGCCAGCGTCGCCGATCCGGGCGCCTCTTCAGTCGCCCTACGGGCTCCTTGCGTTGCGCCCGGATCGGACACATTCTTGACGGCGGCCATCGTTGCCTTGGATGAGTTGTTGACGGTCATACCTACCTCGTTGCTCACTAATCTATCAGGGATAGGTGACGCACGTCATATTGGCACGGGGGGCCGAGCGCCGCGAAGGCGAGATGGGCGGGGTTCATGGCGAAGAATCTCGAACTGTGTTGCGAGTCTTCATTGTGGTAACGCCGCCGATGAACTACAAATGATTTAAATTTCCCCATGCAATAGAAAAACTGCATCATGCGACCCATTCCACCCTTGAAGGCCTTGTTTGTTTTCGAGGCGGCAATGCGACTCGGTAGTTTTACTCTTGCAGCCGATGAACTCGGGGTGACGCCCGGTGCGGTGGGTCAGCAGATCCAGAAGTTGGAAGACTGGCTCGGCGTGGCGCTGTTCGTCCGGCAGATCCGCCAGGTGACACCCACTGCGGAAGGACGCGCGTATATGGCGCAGATTCAACCTGCCCTTGCCGAAATCGTGCATGCGAGCCGGCGCTTGCGGGAGCGCAAGCATAAGGGCGTACGGCTATCCATGCCGCCCAGCTTCGCGGCAAAGTGGTTTGCGCCGCGAATGGCCGACTTCCTGCAGGCACATCCGGGCATTGCGCTGAGCCTGAGCACCTCAACCACGCTCGTGGATTTCGAGCTCGATGCAGTTGATCTGGCTGTTCGACACTTCAATGGGGTCGATTCCCAACTCTCGATACAACTGCTTTGCCCTGACGAGGCCCGCGCGTACTGCAGTCCGGCATATGCAGCGAAATGGGAACTGAAGCGGCCCGACGATCTTCAGGCGGCTACGTTGCTCCATAACACGCTTCATCCTCACTGGTCGGCCTGGCTGGCTCGCCACAGCGAACTCACCGACAGGCAAATCGAAGCCATCGCCGGCATCCAGTTCGACCAGTCCCTGATGGCGATCGGGGCGGCAGTCCAGGCGCAAGGGGTGGTGCTGACCAGTGCAATTCTTGTCGAGGCGGAAATTGCGGAGGGATTGCTGGTCGAACCGTTCAGCGAGGCGTTTCCACTATCGCTTGGGTACTACCTCGTGCACCCGAAGGCGGTGGAACTTCAGGAAGGTGGAAAAGCGCTGAAGCAGTGGTTTGCAGAAAGGATGGCGGCAAATGCATGGGCGCGTTCGCGCGGGACGTACGCGCGAGCAGAAAACTGATCTCCTGAAACGCATCGTCGAGGGCGTGAGCCAGATCGCCAATGTCCCCAAGGTCAATGTTTGGGGCTATGTCTCCGAGCTACCGCCGAGCCAGATGAATGGCTGTCTGAGCGCGAAGGCCAACGTCCGCAGCCGAACTCGGCCGTCCGATCGTCCCCTGAACTATACCGTCACCGCCGCAGCCTCGGCTCCCCCATCCCGCAAGCCGCCGAAAAACAAAAAAGCCGCCCCCACGAGGGGAGCGGCAGATTGCAGAGGGTCAGCCTCTAAACTACTAGCGCGTTACGCGCATGGCGCCACCGCTGGACACGAGCATCACCCGATCGCCAGGGGCAAACGGTTGATCGGCCTCTTACGTGACAGCCACTAGACGCCCCATGTCGGTACGGACAACGATCTCGTAGCCAGGCCGAGCGGGGTTCGACGCGCGCGCAGCAAGCTGCTGCGCTGCGAGACCCGCGACCGGGCCAGCGACGGCCGCGGCAACATACCTGCCGCGACCGCCGCCAATGGCTTGCGAGCCGATGACCGATCCCGCGATCGCACCGCCAATGCCGGCGATGCCCGAGAACGCGCCACCGTCTTGCGTCATGCCGCCCTGGATGACGACCGTACGCACCCGTACCACCGAGCCTTGCTCAATTTGCCCGCCGCGCAACGCTTCCATGCCTTGGTAGACATTTGAGGAGGTACGTTCGACGGCGCAGCCTGAGAGCGCAGCGATTGCGGTAAGGACTGCGAATAGCTTATGCATGATTTCACCTTTCTTGAGGGCGGGCGAAGCCATGCCATCGGGCATCGACATTCGCCCAATGGGTCTTGAGGAAACACGCCACAGAAAGTGGCGCGGGTTACTGCATTGCTGTGTTCAAACTGCAGTTGCCTGCGCCGGACCATTGCGGCCGCGCGGCAACTTGCCCTTCTTGCTGCTTACTTTCTTGCCCGGGCTTGGAGCTGGCTCAACGTACCCAAATCTCGCCCAGGCCGCCGGGTCCAGCGCCAGCGGATTGGTCCGGCCGGTAGCCAGGTTCACGAACACCCCCGAATACGGGAGTGCGCCGGTTCGATAGAACGTCCACAGCAGGTTGAAGGCTTGAACACCAATCGCCTGGTTGATGACCAATGACTGCTTGCGCAGTGCGTCGGCCATCGAGCAGGACGGCGCGGTGTCTTCCTTGTCGCCAGCCGGGTCGACCAGATCCGGGAACAGGTCCCCAACGTGGGGCAGGCGCCCCGGATGAGGTTGCCTGATTTCCCCCAGGATGACCTGGCCACGATCCGTTTCGTTGCCGCAGTCGAGGTAATAGGCTCCCCGCCCTTTCCGGTCGCCGACAGAATCGCTTCTCGCGCAGCACGGGTATCGACGCACCCGATCACCAGATCGGCGTGCAATGCCTCGGAGGCGGCGAGTTTGCGGGGTACCGCGACCCATCGTGTGCCCATGAGGACGTTGAGCCGGTTGACCAGCAACAGCGCCTTGTAGCCGCCGACGTCCTCAGGGTAGAAGCCCTGGCGGCCGACATTGGTTTCGCTCACGGTGTCGTCGTCGTAGACGGTGCAGTCAATGCCACCGGGATGTCCGAGCTCGAGCATGGCATGATGCAGTCGCGCCAGGTTCGGCAGCAGGGCGCTGCCCGTGCCGCCGGCACCAACCACGACCACCTTCCATGCCCCACTGATCATGCACGGCGGGATCCTATGTTGCAGCAACGTCATTGGCTTCTCCAACGGCATCCAACCAGGACACCGGAATGTTGTGGGAACGCTCGAAGATCCCCTTGGCGCAGAGCCGCAAGGCGACATCCATGCTTCGGGTATGACAGCGGCCAAGCACGACCGCGAACTTCACGTCGAAGCGATCGTCTTGGTCATCTGTCGTCGAGAAACCAGCGGCGAAGCACCCGTGTGAGTGGCAATCGACCACCAGGACTTCGTCGTCGGGGAGTTGCGGTCGGTCGTAACGGAGGCTGGCGCTGTCATGCGACAGCACGACCACCGGCACCAGGCGAAACGCCTTGGTCCCGGGGTTCCAGACAATCCACCCACCAGTTTCATTGGGGCACGCAGCCCTCGCCTGCTCAGCAAAGGCGCCGATCAGCTCCGGCGGAACTCGGCCGCACAGCAGTTCGGACACCTCCTCGACAACCCCATAGGGGATGGCCGTTGAGACCGCGTAGCTGCTGATGCGGCGGATGAGCCGGATCCAGGGCCGAAAGATCTCGATGAATACGCCGTTGCTGGCGACAAGCAAGCGCTCGCCTGCTGTTGTCATCCCTGCGACGGGCTCCCTCGTTGGGACCATGATGGTCGGGAAGGAGCGTTGCAAAGTGGAATCGAAAGGGTTCATGGTCATGTGAGCTCGTTGGCAATCAGATCGCCGAGAGTGTGTTTGAAGGGAACGAGGACGTCCTTTGGGTATGCCTTCCCGAACGCGCCGTCCAGCATGTCTTTCCAGAACGCGAACACGCCGCGCTTGTAGGCAACCCGTTTGCCGCCGTGGTTGGGGTGCGTGAAGGCCGAGTTGAAAAATGCATCCTCCCAGCCGGGAATCGCGCTCACGCCGATCTTCGCAGGGACCTTTGCGGAGCCAACGCAGATCTCTCCGGCGTCCCAGGTGTTGAAGTAAGGAGGCTCATAGAGCTTCGTCTTCGGCGTCGGCCGGCATTCGTCCCGCAGGGCGAACACGCGGAATCCGTCGACCGCGGCCTGAAACACAAGGCCGGGGTGCGGCACGATGCTGCTGCGATTGCCAAGCTCCTTCCCTGCAACGCGCCGCCGGCACCGGAGCTGGCCTTTGCCGACGCGGAGGAGAATTCCGATTGCGATGAGCCGGAAGAGCGATCGGAGGAATTCATCTATCACAACCTGGACGACACCGCTTCGATGGGTGCTGGCCTATCCTACTTCCGCAGCAAGCTTGCCGCACTTGGCGTCACCGTGCCGGAGACCATGTTCACTCAGGTCCTGCGCGACAAAGCACTCAACATCGGCAACCGCTATGTGGTCTATCGACCGGATGGCACCTTCGAAGGCTAAGCCGCGCCCGGCCCGTCCGCAAGGCAGGAAGCACGGCACAGACACCAGGCGTTCTCCGATCCCGGATCGGTACACCTGCACTGCCGCGTTTTCGGACTGCTGCTGCAGTCCCAAGGCGCGAAGCGTCTAGATGGTTTTCACAGCCGCCAGAGCGGCAAGTTAAGCCCAAGAGGGGAACCACTCCTTCACGGGTGGGTTCCCTCGCTATAGGAGAACCCACAATGCAAGAATCCGCAATGCTGCTCGAACAGCCGACTCTACCCTTGAGCCGGATCCGCACGAGCCGCTTCAATCCACGCCGGTTCTTTGATCCGGTGAAAATGGCAGAACTCGTTGCCGGCGTACGTGCGGCGGGATGCATCATGCAACCCATCGTTGTCCGCCCGGTTGAGGACGACCTCTACGAGATCATCGCCGGCGAGCGACGCTACCGCGCGGCGACCGAGGTGTTTGGCGTCGAGTACGCGATGCCCATCGTGGTGCAGGATGTCGACGACGAGACGGCGGAAGCCATGGCGATCATCGAGAACGTCTCCCGCGACGACATCGCGCCCTCTGAGGAGGCGGTGGCTGCAGCGAGGATGGTCGGCAAACTCAAGGGCGACCGAGACGAGGCGGCGCGCCTATTTGGCTGGTCCCGCGCGCAGCTCGACAGGCGTCTGGCACTGATGAATTGCAGCACTGCGGTGCTCAATGCCTTCAATGAGCGCAAGATCCTGCTTGGTCACGCCGAGCTGCTGGCTGCTCTCGCCAAGGACAAGCAGGACAAGCTTCTGCCGGTCATCATCTACGAGGCGAAGTCGGTCGCCGAGTTGAAGAAGACGATTGAGGCCGCTGCTTGTAGCCTCGCAACCGCCATCTTCGACAAGGCGGATTGCGCCACGTGTGCCCACAATTCCGCGCTGCAGACCGAGATGTTCGCGGAATCCATCGCGACCGGTAACTGCACTAATCGCGGGTGCTTCAACACCAAGACCGAAGCGCAGTTGACAGTGATCGCCGACGGCCTCAAGGATGACTTCCCTGAGGTTCGGATCGTCCGGCCCGGCGACAAGTACACGCGGATCCAGCTCGTCGTGGACGGGCCGACTGGCGTTGGCGAGGAGCAGGCCAAGTCTTGCCATGCCTGCAAGAGCTTTGGCGCGGCTGTCAGCAGCTTGCCCGATTCGATGGGGAAGACCTTCCGTGGCCAGTGCTTCGATACGGCCTGCAACTCGCGCAAGGTAGCCGCCGTTTCGGGCAATTCTTCGGGAAGGGCGAGATCCACCCCACCCTGGTCGTCTGGGTGCATTTTCATGATTGTTGGTTTTCCTTACTGTGTCTCGCCAACGCACAGGGCGGCGATCACGCTGCGGATGAGCTGTCTGCTGTATTCCAGGCGACTGCCGGACTGCACGCAGAAGTCGACGAGACGATTGGCGCCGTCCGTGACGATCGTGCCGTAGAGCACGAACGAATCCGGAGTGGCCTTGTGGAATTGATGGATGCGACCTTCGCTATCAAAAAAGCGCTCGTGATATCGCAAAAACGTGCGCGCGATGAAATCACGATGGTCGAATACGGGGAGCGCGCGGGCCAAATCCCGGCGCTGCAATGCGCCAATGGAATGGATCAGGCCAAGCTCGTCTTCTGTCCGGCAAGTGGGCGAAATGATCCGCGCAATATGCACGGGTTCGTCGCACTCGCGCTCGGGTTGAAGCTTCCCGAGCAGACGCATATATCCCCTGCCTACTGCTAATTCTGTCATTTCACCCCTTTCCGGTACATGCCGCTGCTGCGGCGATTTGAAAGCGGGGTAACGGGTTCAATTCTGCATCGTTTTCGGGGTGGCGCGCAAGAGAAACACCCAGAAAATGAATCGGAATTTGCGGTCGCACTCGCGAGATGCCGCCAGGAATCAAAGTGATGCAATTGACGGAAGAACAGGAAACCATCATCGCGGATCCACTGGGTAGCGACCTGGTGATGGTGATCGCCTTCGCCGGCGGGGCGAAGACCACGACACTGCGGCTCAAGGCCGCGGCGCACCCGAAAAAGCGCGGACTCTATCTGGCCTATAACCGGGCCGCTGCCATCGCTGCCCGCGAAACCTTTCCTCCTAACACCACCTGCAAGACAGTGCACGCCCTGGCTTATCCGCGGTTCGGCAGTCGCTACACCCACAAGCTGGTCGCCAACCTGCGCGTCGGAGACGCGATGCGGCTAATGGGGCTGGGCGAGGACTGGAAGCTGGGGCGCGAAGTGGTCGAGTGCGTTCAGGGCTACATCTGCTCGGCGCTCGACGAATTTCCGCAGCTGGCCGGCGTAAGCGGCGATCTCTCGCAAACACCGGCGCGACGCAAGCTTATCGCCGGGACTGCCAAGAGCCTCTGGCAACGGATGGCAGACCCGCGGGATGATGCGCCAATGGTGCATGATGGGTACCTGAAGTTATTTCAACTCTCCCGCCCGACCCTTCCCTTCGACTTCGTCATGCTGGACGAAGGACAGGACAGCAACCCGGCCACGTTGTCGCTGTTCCGCCACCAGAGCCAGCCGAAGATCATCGTCGGCGACCCCTACCAGAGCATCTATCAGTACCGGGGCAGCGTCAACGCCATGGACCCAGCCACGGCGTCTCGGGTCTACCATCTGAGCCGCAGCTTCCGCTTCGGGCCACAGATTGCCGACATCGCAACGAAGCTGCTGCAGGAGTTCTACGGGGAACAGCGCGTCATCGTGGGCGGCGGGCCCGATACCCAGATTCAAGACTTCCACCCGTACGGCCCTCACGCCTGGCTATGTCGTACCAATGCCGAGGTGTTCGCTCAAGCAGCCGCTGGTGTCCAGGCGGGTGAGTCCCTAGCCTTCGTCGGCGGCATCGATGGCTACAACTTCGCCCAGGTACTCGACGCGTATTGGCTCTTCATCGGGTGCCCCGATCAGATCCGCGACCCGCTCGTGCGCCAGTTCCGCTCCTTTGCAGAGATGGAGCGCTATGCCGATGCCGCCGAAGACCCCGAAACGAAGCGGCTCATCAAGGTGGTCGGTATCTATGGAGGCGACATTCCCGCCCTCATTCACGCGATCCGGCGCTCCCTCACGCCGGCGGGGCAAGCCGCCGATCGGACACTGACAACAGCCCATAAGTCGAAGGGACATGACTTGTCCCGCGTCGTCATGGCGGACTATTTCCCCGACCTGACGGATGACGATCTGGACCTGCAGGAAGCCAACCTTGCCTACGTCACGGTCACACGCGCCGTGCATTCGCTTCGCCCAAACAGCATGTTGCACGACTGGTTGTGCCAACTATCGTCTAGTCGTTAGGCCAGCGCTACTCCAATTGGACATTGAGAGCCGAGTCCCGATAGGCGCCTCCGGCGCGATGCACAGTCCCACTACGCGCAAAATCCGCTGGCACCAGATGACGATGAAGCAGTTGGGCATCATTGAACGCGTTGAAGGCGAGCGCGGCCTTTGGCGACTGAGCGAGAATGCACGCCAGAAGCTGCACAAGGCCAGCGCCGGTGTTCGGCTAGTCGCCTTCAGCACGGATCTCGGTGTAGCGGTCTGGGCCCGCTCACGGGACGTTTTTCCGCGCCTGGGAGAGCCGATCTCGCTCTGCGTTACGTCGCCGCCCTACCCGCTCCGCCAGGCGCGAGCCTACGGCAACCCGAACGAAGCGCAGTATGTCGACTTTCTCTGCGAGGCGTTGGAGCCAATCGTCCGCGAGCTGGTACCGGGCGGCAGCATCGTGATTAATATTGGGAATGACGTCCATCTGGCAAGAAGTCCTGCGCGATCCCTCTACGCCGAGCGATTGCTTCTCGCGCTG
The sequence above is drawn from the Cupriavidus sp. D39 genome and encodes:
- a CDS encoding PRTRC system protein A encodes the protein MTMNPFDSTLQRSFPTIMVPTREPVAGMTTAGERLLVASNGVFIEIFRPWIRLIRRISSYAVSTAIPYGVVEEVSELLCGRVPPELIGAFAEQARAACPNETGGWIVWNPGTKAFRLVPVVVLSHDSASLRYDRPQLPDDEVLVVDCHSHGCFAAGFSTTDDQDDRFDVKFAVVLGRCHTRSMDVALRLCAKGIFERSHNIPVSWLDAVGEANDVAAT
- a CDS encoding DMT family transporter codes for the protein MDTFRGLIWGTNFIFMKWASVYLSASQIVFLRVLFGFLPLLACALFTGVLKWRHLRHAHHFVVMSLLATVLYYYAFAKGSALLASGVAGMLSGAIPLVSFICGWALLRQEHPTRRMLAGILCGFVGVLLIAQPWGSNDAGVNPLGVAYMLAGALSVGCSFVYARRFLSGLDLSPLALSTWQIGFALVIATCLTDFHGIARIAGDSRALLGLVLGLGLSGTGLAFIQYYFIVGRLGALGASSVTYIPPVVALLMGTAIAGESLRPVDAVAMAAILSGVYLLQSRTHAKTKSLGAKCDEFGQTRSVRQVT
- a CDS encoding IS3 family transposase (programmed frameshift): MASASGTDSEVVARARRRQFSNADKRRILEAADRCTKPGEIGALMRHEGVYSSSLSTWRRQREAAELAALAPQKRGPKFDETRAEARHIAQLTRERDNLRRRLDKALLVIDVQKTCSLAGQSDRRRHRQAVMAAVQELTPALGASAACHALGVPRGTPARQRAHLRRMAFIGPLPRSTARPRPPLALDALENQVLLDTLNSERFADTAPAALHATLLDEGRYLGSVRTMYRLLAANGGSRERRNQLVHPAYTRPELLARAPNQVWSWDITKLKGPARWTCFHLYVILDIFSRHVVGWLIAGRESAELAEQLIADSVARHDIAPGVLTLHADRGASMRSKPVAALLVDLDITKSHSRPHVSDDNPFSESQFKTMKYRPDFPARFGCIEDARAHCQAFFAWYNTVHRHSGIGFMTPHSVHYGLAQELHLTRQAALDTAFRASPNRFKGRRPEPPRLPTAVWINPPPSEAITPNTPQSGTVNS
- a CDS encoding LysR substrate-binding domain-containing protein yields the protein MRPIPPLKALFVFEAAMRLGSFTLAADELGVTPGAVGQQIQKLEDWLGVALFVRQIRQVTPTAEGRAYMAQIQPALAEIVHASRRLRERKHKGVRLSMPPSFAAKWFAPRMADFLQAHPGIALSLSTSTTLVDFELDAVDLAVRHFNGVDSQLSIQLLCPDEARAYCSPAYAAKWELKRPDDLQAATLLHNTLHPHWSAWLARHSELTDRQIEAIAGIQFDQSLMAIGAAVQAQGVVLTSAILVEAEIAEGLLVEPFSEAFPLSLGYYLVHPKAVELQEGGKALKQWFAERMAANAWARSRGTYARAEN
- a CDS encoding epoxide hydrolase family protein, which translates into the protein MKRTYAALAATLAFSFSVMASPAPADDARVVRPFHVQVPETALADLRSRIATTRWPDQETVADRSQGAQLAKLQKLVRYWGTSYNWRKAEAQLNALPQYMTTIDGVDIHFIWVRSPNPNALPLIMTHGWPGSVLEFVKVVGPLTDPGAHGGKAGDAFDVVIPSIPGYGFSAKPTGTGWDPDHIARVWAELMHRLGYMRYVAQGGDWGAPITSAMARQAPTGLAGIHVNLPATVPPEEAAALTVGGPAPAGLSEKERATFDVLLTFAKQGNSAYSTMLGARPQTIGYGVTDSPAFLAAFMLGHPGFARWTYGADAKTSPTKDEVLDDFTLYWLTNSAASAGRLYWENMGRSPLFAAAQKTAEISLPVAVTVFPEDVYRPPETWVRRAYRNLIYFHEADKGGHFAAWEQPQLFAEELRAAFRSLR
- a CDS encoding quinone oxidoreductase family protein — protein: MKAIQYQAYGSYQENRLVDLERPQPKDGEVLVEMRTVGINPLDNTFRSGHIYISTPDNLPRIGGQSGVGVVVETRNADFKAGDRVFVRGQGSGLVADGTWREYVATPAAGLAHVPADVDDNHAAAFLAGAGYLTGYLALTEIAKFKQGQTVLAPAIGSAVGMETVQIARRLGASLAISTAGTTEKAEQARADGYEHVIDLSKESLKDGVLRITEGKGVDIVVDGVSGKLTGQALASLAFGGTVVVVGYAGGREAEVSITDIIWKAATIRGFTFRLFAPETVAAANNTILGYLKEGALAPKIAKVFPLTEAAEAVRYLIEDRPYGRVIMRV
- a CDS encoding tautomerase family protein, translated to MPTYIVSAAAGLLSSRAKEELAASITASHNQVTCANTFFAQVMSQDMPHGNYFMGGRALRHNQVFVHGHVRAGRTREL